A window of the Arachis duranensis cultivar V14167 chromosome 5, aradu.V14167.gnm2.J7QH, whole genome shotgun sequence genome harbors these coding sequences:
- the LOC107488162 gene encoding DNA-directed RNA polymerase IV subunit 1 isoform X2 translates to MDDNLFNDQVVPSGRITGIKFGLLTEEDIENASTLEIQAAGQVNCSDLGLPNPTHECTTCGSKDRNFCEGHYGVIKFNITIPHPYFLSEIAQLLNKICPACKSIREELRSKGAQLLFGTKRSNGCKYCSGNSYPKMKFRVSSNDLFRRTAIIVEINERSLNSKKHLGRRVPEHFWDFIPSDPQQEESCIKPNRRALSPYQVLCLLSDVDQDFVQKFVPQTELLGLNCFPVTPNCHRVTEVMHAFSNANRLSFDNRTRACKKLVDFRGTATELISRVLDCLRISKLHPDKTPANSFADIQQKKNAENACNSSGLRWMKDVVLGKRNDSSFRTVVVGDPDLEPGEIGIPCQIAESLQVSEYVNKHNLEKLLYCGELRMIEKGNIKVRRKGSPIVLYKKEDLQIGDLFYRPLGDGDKVLINRPPSIHQHSMIALSVKVLPISSAVSINPLCCSPLRGDFDGDCLHGYIPDSVAARVELSELVSLEKQLINGQSGKNLLSLSQDSLTAAHLLMEDGVLLNVYQMQQLQMFCAHNLTPPAIVKAPSSNTSFWTGKQLFSMLLPSNLDYSFPSNGVSVRNGELLSSSEASGWLRDSDCNLFQSLVEQCQGDTLDFLYAAQKVLCEWLSMTGFTVSLADLYLASDSYARKNMMEEISFGLQEAEHSCNFKQLLVDSCCDFLAGNVKGNEKTMIDVVRMNYERQISAALSQESVDAFRQVFRNIQGLADRYGEKDNSFLAMIKAGSKGNLLKLVQHSMCLGLQHSLVRLSFRIPHQLSCAAWNSEKGIDSVQKFSSTPKSVQSYIPYAVVEGSFLSGLNPLECFVHSVTNRDSSFSDNADLPGTLSRRLMFFMRDICGAYDGTVRNLYGNQIVQFYYDTDEDSPMGSCSQETTIGGEPVGALAACAISEAAYSALGQPISLLETSPLLNLKSVLECGSKKKSGDQTVSLFLSAKFRDRRYGFEYAAFDVKNYLERIMFSDIVSTVMIIFTSQSRNQEKYSPWVCHFHLDKEIVRRRNLKLCSIINSLKKRCGILRKESKVCFASMEISLKKCSAAYMSQEGKITSTDKGMEGDDCITVTLVEYLNNSIPLDDVRDFMLPSLLGTTVKGFPEITKVDILWNSLPKSANFRSGCSGELYLRITMSSDNSSGRFWGVLINHCLPIMHMIDWTRSLPDNINHFCSAYGIDAGWKYFLQNLASATTDTGKTVLHKHLRLVADSLSVSGEFVGLNGKGMARQRQHASVSSPFVQACFSNPGSCFIKSAKAGVKDDLQGILDALAWGNCPPLGTSGQFEIIYSPKGQELAKSGDVYKLLKANFDQQIEKSSLPTAYKYSAEKWSSNVRPKNGGFGLKVHKQLKSLIRNFVTVNDIYKLTSASRNILNKYSIDEQLNEKDLFTMLKVLHFHPHRDEKYGSGPQHIKVGWHPEHKTTRCFFIERTDGTVEDFSYRKCILGALEIVAPDKAKTQKKKWKKDE, encoded by the exons GGTGCTCAATTACTCTTTGGAACCAAACGGTCTAATGGTTGTAAATATTGTTCT GGAAATAGTTATCCAAAAATGAAATTCAGAGTTTCGTCCAATGATCTCTTCCGAAGAACTGCGATTATTGTTGAAATAAATGAGAGGTCTTTAAACTCAAAGAAACATTTGGGACGAAGAGTACCTGAACATTTTTGGGATTTCATCCCCTCAGATCCTCAGCAAGAAGAAAGTTGCATAAAACCAAACAGAAGGGCTTTATCCCCTTATCAG GTTCTTTGTTTGCTGAGCGATGTTGATCAAGACtttgttcaaaaatttgttcCACAAACGGAGTTACTTGGTCTTAATTGCTTCCCGGTGACGCCAAACTGTCATCGCGTGACAGAAGTCATGCATGCATTTTCTAATGCAAATCGATTGAGTTTT GACAACAGGACCAGAGCTTGTAAGAAATTGGTTGATTTCCGGGGTACCGCTACTGAGTTAATTTCTCGTGTTTTGGATTGCCTGAGGATCTCTAAG CTACATCCTGATAAAACACCAGCAAACAGTTTTGCTGATAtccagcaaaagaaaaatgctgaAAATGCGTGCAATTCATCTGGTTTGAGATGGATGAAAGATGTGGTTCTTGGAAAACGTAATGATAGTTCATTCCGTACGGTAGTAGTTGGTGATCCAGACCTTGAGCCTGGTGAAATTGGTATACCTTGTCAAATCGCTGAAAGTTTGCAGGTTTCTGAGTATGTGAACAAGCATAATTTGGAAAAATTGCTTTATTGTGGCGAATTACGCATGATAGAGAAGGGAAACATAAAGGTCCGCAGAAAAGGTAGTCCTATTGTCCTGTACAAAAAAGAAGACCTTCAAATAGGAGACTTGTTTTATCGGCCACTTGGTGATGGTGATAAAGTATTGATAAATAGGCCACCTTCCATACATCAACACTCAATGATTGCTCTCTCGGTTAAAGTCCTACCAATATCTTCCGCGGTGTCTATCAACCCACTTTGTTGTTCCCCACTCCGTGGGGATTTTGACGGTGATTGTCTTCATGGGTATATTCCAGATTCAGTTGCTGCAAGAGTTGAGCTAAGTGAGCTAGTTTCTTTGGAGAAGCAATTGATAAATGGGCAGAGTGGTAAAAATCTGCTTTCACTCTCTCAGGATAGCTTGACGGCTGCCCATTTGCTGATGGAAGATGGGGTCCTTTTGAATGTTTACCAAATGCAGCAGCTTCAGATGTTTTGCGCTCATAATTTAACGCCACCTGCTATTGTTAAAGCTCCTTCAAGTAATACCTCATTTTGGACTGGCAAGCAATTATTCAGCATGCTGTTGCCTTCTAATCTTGACTATTCTTTTCCTTCAAATGGTGTTTCTGTCAGAAATGGCGAGCTTTTATCTTCTTCAGAGGCTTCTGGTTGGTTACGTGATTCTGACTGTAATCTCTTCCAGAGTCTTGTTGAACAATGTCAAGGGGACACTCTAGACTTTTTGTATGCTGCACAGAAAGTTCTTTGTGAGTGGTTATCTATGACAGGTTTCACAGTTTCACTTGCTGACCTGTACCTTGCTTCTGACTCCTATGCACGGAAAAATATGATGGAGGAAATCTCCTTTGGCTTGCAAGAAGCAGAACATTCGTGTAACTTCAAACAGTTGTTAGTAGATTCCTGTTGTGATTTTCTGGCAGGTAATGTTAAAGGAAATGAAAAGACTATGATTGATGTGGTTCGTATGAACTATGAAAGGCAAATATCAGCTGCTCTCAGTCAAGAGTCAGTTGATGCTTTCAGACAAGTTTTTCGTAATATTCAAGGTCTAGCTGACAGATATGGAGAGAAGGACAATTCATTCCTTGCTATGATCAAGGCTGGAAGCAAGGGTAATTTGCTGAAACTAGTGCAACATTCCATGTGCCTTGGCCTACAACATTCTTTGGTACGTTTATCATTCAGAATTCCCCATCAACTCTCATGTGCTGCTTGGAATAGTGAAAAGGGGATTGATTCTGTTCAAAAGTTTTCTAGTACTCCTAAATCTGTTCAGTCTTATATCCCATATGCTGTGGTTGAAGGATCGTTCCTGTCTGGGTTGAATCCACTTGAATGTTTTGTTCATTCGGTCACAAATCGTGATAGCTCTTTCAGTGACAATGCAGACCTTCCTGGAACATTATCTCGTAGACTAATGTTCTTCATGCGGGATATCTGTGGTGCATATGATGGAACGGTTAGGAATTTGTATGGTAATCAGATTGTACAGTTTTATTATGATACTGATGAGGATTCGCCTATGGGTAGCTGCTCCCAAGAGACTACTATAGGTGGTGAACCAGTTGGAGCACTTGCTGCTTGTGCGATTTCTGAAGCTGCATACAGTGCTTTGGGTCAACCAATAAGTCTTCTTGAAACATCACCTCTGTTGAATTTAAAGAGTGTTCTGGAGTGTGGTTCCAAGAAAAAAAGTGGTGACCAGACTGTCTCTTTATTTTTGTCTGCGAAATTTCGTGACCGGAGATATGGGTTTGAGTATGCAGCATTTGATGTTAAGAATTATTTGGAAAGAATAATGTTCTCAGATATTGTTTCTACTGTCATGATAATTTTCACTTCACAGTCTAGAAACCAAGAAAAGTACAGCCCTTGGGTTTGCCATTTTCATCTAGACAAGGAAATTGTTCGCAGAAGAAACCTGAAATTGTGTTCTATCATTAACTCTCTTAAGAAGAGATGTGGGATTCTAAGGAAAGAATCCAAAGTATGTTTTGCCAGCATGGAAATATCACTCAA GAAGTGTTCAGCTGCATACATGTCTCAGGAAGGAAAAATTACTTCTACAGATAAGGGAATGGAGGGTGATGATTGCATCACTGTCACCCTTGTTGAATACTTAAACAATTCCATACCACTTGATGATGTTCGGGACTTTATGCTACCTTCCCTTCTTGGAACTACTGTAAAAG GATTTCCGGAGATCACGAAGGTTGATATTCTGTGGAATAGTCTTCCGAAATCAGCAAATTTCAGAAGTGGCTGTTCCGGGGAACTTTACTTGAGGATTACTATGTCAAGTGATAATAGCAGTGGAAGATTCTGGGGTGTTCTTATAAATCATTGTCTACCGATAATGCATATGATTGATTGGACAAGAAGTCTCCCAGATAACATAAATCATTTCTGCTCAGCCTATGGAATTGATGCAGGGTGGAAATATTTTCTCCAG AATTTGGCATCTGCAACAACAGATACTGGCAAGACAGTCCTTCACAAGCATTTGCGTCTTGTTGCTGATAGCTTGTCAGTTAGTGGAGAGTTTGTAGGGTTAAATGGAAAGGGCATGGCACGACAGAGACAACATGCATCTGTTTCATCTCCCTTTGTACAAGCATGCTTTTCT AACCCTGGTAGTTGCTTTATAAAATCTGCTAAGGCTGGAGTCAAAGATGATCTGCAAGGCATCCTCGACGCATTGGCATGGGGAAACTGTCCACCCTTAGGGACAAGCGGACAATTTGAGATTATATATTCTCCGAAG GGACAAGAGCTTGCTAAATCTGGAGATGTTTATAAACTGCTAAAGGCCAACTTTGACCAGCAGATTGAAAAGAGCAGTCTCCCTACTGCTTACAAATATTCAGCTGAGAAATGGAGTTCTAATGTTCGGCCCAAAAATGGTGGGTTTGGCTTGAAAGTGCACAAACAGTTGAAAAGCCTTATTAGAAATTTTGTGACTGTGAACGATATTTACAAACTGACTTCTGCATCAAGGAACATACTGAACAA GTATTCAATTGATGAACAACTAAATGAGAAGGACCTATTTACCATGCTGAAGGTTCTGCATTTTCATCCGCATAGAGATGAAAAGTATGGCTCTGGACCACAGCACATCAAG GTTGGATGGCACCCTGAACATAAGACTACACGCTGCTTTTTCATAGAACGAACTGATGGGACTGTGGAGGATTTTTCATACCGGAAATGCATTCTTGGTGCTCTTGAGATTGTTGCCCCAGATAAGGCAAAGACCCAGaagaaaaaatggaagaaagatGAATAA
- the LOC107488162 gene encoding DNA-directed RNA polymerase IV subunit 1 isoform X1 encodes MDDNLFNDQVVPSGRITGIKFGLLTEEDIENASTLEIQAAGQVNCSDLGLPNPTHECTTCGSKDRNFCEGHYGVIKFNITIPHPYFLSEIAQLLNKICPACKSIREELRSKGAQLLFGTKRSNGCKYCSGNSYPKMKFRVSSNDLFRRTAIIVEINERSLNSKKHLGRRVPEHFWDFIPSDPQQEESCIKPNRRALSPYQVLCLLSDVDQDFVQKFVPQTELLGLNCFPVTPNCHRVTEVMHAFSNANRLSFDNRTRACKKLVDFRGTATELISRVLDCLRISKLHPDKTPANSFADIQQKKNAENACNSSGLRWMKDVVLGKRNDSSFRTVVVGDPDLEPGEIGIPCQIAESLQVSEYVNKHNLEKLLYCGELRMIEKGNIKVRRKGSPIVLYKKEDLQIGDLFYRPLGDGDKVLINRPPSIHQHSMIALSVKVLPISSAVSINPLCCSPLRGDFDGDCLHGYIPDSVAARVELSELVSLEKQLINGQSGKNLLSLSQDSLTAAHLLMEDGVLLNVYQMQQLQMFCAHNLTPPAIVKAPSSNTSFWTGKQLFSMLLPSNLDYSFPSNGVSVRNGELLSSSEASGWLRDSDCNLFQSLVEQCQGDTLDFLYAAQKVLCEWLSMTGFTVSLADLYLASDSYARKNMMEEISFGLQEAEHSCNFKQLLVDSCCDFLAGNVKGNEKTMIDVVRMNYERQISAALSQESVDAFRQVFRNIQGLADRYGEKDNSFLAMIKAGSKGNLLKLVQHSMCLGLQHSLVRLSFRIPHQLSCAAWNSEKGIDSVQKFSSTPKSVQSYIPYAVVEGSFLSGLNPLECFVHSVTNRDSSFSDNADLPGTLSRRLMFFMRDICGAYDGTVRNLYGNQIVQFYYDTDEDSPMGSCSQETTIGGEPVGALAACAISEAAYSALGQPISLLETSPLLNLKSVLECGSKKKSGDQTVSLFLSAKFRDRRYGFEYAAFDVKNYLERIMFSDIVSTVMIIFTSQSRNQEKYSPWVCHFHLDKEIVRRRNLKLCSIINSLKKRCGILRKESKVCFASMEISLNRKCSAAYMSQEGKITSTDKGMEGDDCITVTLVEYLNNSIPLDDVRDFMLPSLLGTTVKGFPEITKVDILWNSLPKSANFRSGCSGELYLRITMSSDNSSGRFWGVLINHCLPIMHMIDWTRSLPDNINHFCSAYGIDAGWKYFLQNLASATTDTGKTVLHKHLRLVADSLSVSGEFVGLNGKGMARQRQHASVSSPFVQACFSNPGSCFIKSAKAGVKDDLQGILDALAWGNCPPLGTSGQFEIIYSPKGQELAKSGDVYKLLKANFDQQIEKSSLPTAYKYSAEKWSSNVRPKNGGFGLKVHKQLKSLIRNFVTVNDIYKLTSASRNILNKYSIDEQLNEKDLFTMLKVLHFHPHRDEKYGSGPQHIKVGWHPEHKTTRCFFIERTDGTVEDFSYRKCILGALEIVAPDKAKTQKKKWKKDE; translated from the exons GGTGCTCAATTACTCTTTGGAACCAAACGGTCTAATGGTTGTAAATATTGTTCT GGAAATAGTTATCCAAAAATGAAATTCAGAGTTTCGTCCAATGATCTCTTCCGAAGAACTGCGATTATTGTTGAAATAAATGAGAGGTCTTTAAACTCAAAGAAACATTTGGGACGAAGAGTACCTGAACATTTTTGGGATTTCATCCCCTCAGATCCTCAGCAAGAAGAAAGTTGCATAAAACCAAACAGAAGGGCTTTATCCCCTTATCAG GTTCTTTGTTTGCTGAGCGATGTTGATCAAGACtttgttcaaaaatttgttcCACAAACGGAGTTACTTGGTCTTAATTGCTTCCCGGTGACGCCAAACTGTCATCGCGTGACAGAAGTCATGCATGCATTTTCTAATGCAAATCGATTGAGTTTT GACAACAGGACCAGAGCTTGTAAGAAATTGGTTGATTTCCGGGGTACCGCTACTGAGTTAATTTCTCGTGTTTTGGATTGCCTGAGGATCTCTAAG CTACATCCTGATAAAACACCAGCAAACAGTTTTGCTGATAtccagcaaaagaaaaatgctgaAAATGCGTGCAATTCATCTGGTTTGAGATGGATGAAAGATGTGGTTCTTGGAAAACGTAATGATAGTTCATTCCGTACGGTAGTAGTTGGTGATCCAGACCTTGAGCCTGGTGAAATTGGTATACCTTGTCAAATCGCTGAAAGTTTGCAGGTTTCTGAGTATGTGAACAAGCATAATTTGGAAAAATTGCTTTATTGTGGCGAATTACGCATGATAGAGAAGGGAAACATAAAGGTCCGCAGAAAAGGTAGTCCTATTGTCCTGTACAAAAAAGAAGACCTTCAAATAGGAGACTTGTTTTATCGGCCACTTGGTGATGGTGATAAAGTATTGATAAATAGGCCACCTTCCATACATCAACACTCAATGATTGCTCTCTCGGTTAAAGTCCTACCAATATCTTCCGCGGTGTCTATCAACCCACTTTGTTGTTCCCCACTCCGTGGGGATTTTGACGGTGATTGTCTTCATGGGTATATTCCAGATTCAGTTGCTGCAAGAGTTGAGCTAAGTGAGCTAGTTTCTTTGGAGAAGCAATTGATAAATGGGCAGAGTGGTAAAAATCTGCTTTCACTCTCTCAGGATAGCTTGACGGCTGCCCATTTGCTGATGGAAGATGGGGTCCTTTTGAATGTTTACCAAATGCAGCAGCTTCAGATGTTTTGCGCTCATAATTTAACGCCACCTGCTATTGTTAAAGCTCCTTCAAGTAATACCTCATTTTGGACTGGCAAGCAATTATTCAGCATGCTGTTGCCTTCTAATCTTGACTATTCTTTTCCTTCAAATGGTGTTTCTGTCAGAAATGGCGAGCTTTTATCTTCTTCAGAGGCTTCTGGTTGGTTACGTGATTCTGACTGTAATCTCTTCCAGAGTCTTGTTGAACAATGTCAAGGGGACACTCTAGACTTTTTGTATGCTGCACAGAAAGTTCTTTGTGAGTGGTTATCTATGACAGGTTTCACAGTTTCACTTGCTGACCTGTACCTTGCTTCTGACTCCTATGCACGGAAAAATATGATGGAGGAAATCTCCTTTGGCTTGCAAGAAGCAGAACATTCGTGTAACTTCAAACAGTTGTTAGTAGATTCCTGTTGTGATTTTCTGGCAGGTAATGTTAAAGGAAATGAAAAGACTATGATTGATGTGGTTCGTATGAACTATGAAAGGCAAATATCAGCTGCTCTCAGTCAAGAGTCAGTTGATGCTTTCAGACAAGTTTTTCGTAATATTCAAGGTCTAGCTGACAGATATGGAGAGAAGGACAATTCATTCCTTGCTATGATCAAGGCTGGAAGCAAGGGTAATTTGCTGAAACTAGTGCAACATTCCATGTGCCTTGGCCTACAACATTCTTTGGTACGTTTATCATTCAGAATTCCCCATCAACTCTCATGTGCTGCTTGGAATAGTGAAAAGGGGATTGATTCTGTTCAAAAGTTTTCTAGTACTCCTAAATCTGTTCAGTCTTATATCCCATATGCTGTGGTTGAAGGATCGTTCCTGTCTGGGTTGAATCCACTTGAATGTTTTGTTCATTCGGTCACAAATCGTGATAGCTCTTTCAGTGACAATGCAGACCTTCCTGGAACATTATCTCGTAGACTAATGTTCTTCATGCGGGATATCTGTGGTGCATATGATGGAACGGTTAGGAATTTGTATGGTAATCAGATTGTACAGTTTTATTATGATACTGATGAGGATTCGCCTATGGGTAGCTGCTCCCAAGAGACTACTATAGGTGGTGAACCAGTTGGAGCACTTGCTGCTTGTGCGATTTCTGAAGCTGCATACAGTGCTTTGGGTCAACCAATAAGTCTTCTTGAAACATCACCTCTGTTGAATTTAAAGAGTGTTCTGGAGTGTGGTTCCAAGAAAAAAAGTGGTGACCAGACTGTCTCTTTATTTTTGTCTGCGAAATTTCGTGACCGGAGATATGGGTTTGAGTATGCAGCATTTGATGTTAAGAATTATTTGGAAAGAATAATGTTCTCAGATATTGTTTCTACTGTCATGATAATTTTCACTTCACAGTCTAGAAACCAAGAAAAGTACAGCCCTTGGGTTTGCCATTTTCATCTAGACAAGGAAATTGTTCGCAGAAGAAACCTGAAATTGTGTTCTATCATTAACTCTCTTAAGAAGAGATGTGGGATTCTAAGGAAAGAATCCAAAGTATGTTTTGCCAGCATGGAAATATCACTCAA CAGGAAGTGTTCAGCTGCATACATGTCTCAGGAAGGAAAAATTACTTCTACAGATAAGGGAATGGAGGGTGATGATTGCATCACTGTCACCCTTGTTGAATACTTAAACAATTCCATACCACTTGATGATGTTCGGGACTTTATGCTACCTTCCCTTCTTGGAACTACTGTAAAAG GATTTCCGGAGATCACGAAGGTTGATATTCTGTGGAATAGTCTTCCGAAATCAGCAAATTTCAGAAGTGGCTGTTCCGGGGAACTTTACTTGAGGATTACTATGTCAAGTGATAATAGCAGTGGAAGATTCTGGGGTGTTCTTATAAATCATTGTCTACCGATAATGCATATGATTGATTGGACAAGAAGTCTCCCAGATAACATAAATCATTTCTGCTCAGCCTATGGAATTGATGCAGGGTGGAAATATTTTCTCCAG AATTTGGCATCTGCAACAACAGATACTGGCAAGACAGTCCTTCACAAGCATTTGCGTCTTGTTGCTGATAGCTTGTCAGTTAGTGGAGAGTTTGTAGGGTTAAATGGAAAGGGCATGGCACGACAGAGACAACATGCATCTGTTTCATCTCCCTTTGTACAAGCATGCTTTTCT AACCCTGGTAGTTGCTTTATAAAATCTGCTAAGGCTGGAGTCAAAGATGATCTGCAAGGCATCCTCGACGCATTGGCATGGGGAAACTGTCCACCCTTAGGGACAAGCGGACAATTTGAGATTATATATTCTCCGAAG GGACAAGAGCTTGCTAAATCTGGAGATGTTTATAAACTGCTAAAGGCCAACTTTGACCAGCAGATTGAAAAGAGCAGTCTCCCTACTGCTTACAAATATTCAGCTGAGAAATGGAGTTCTAATGTTCGGCCCAAAAATGGTGGGTTTGGCTTGAAAGTGCACAAACAGTTGAAAAGCCTTATTAGAAATTTTGTGACTGTGAACGATATTTACAAACTGACTTCTGCATCAAGGAACATACTGAACAA GTATTCAATTGATGAACAACTAAATGAGAAGGACCTATTTACCATGCTGAAGGTTCTGCATTTTCATCCGCATAGAGATGAAAAGTATGGCTCTGGACCACAGCACATCAAG GTTGGATGGCACCCTGAACATAAGACTACACGCTGCTTTTTCATAGAACGAACTGATGGGACTGTGGAGGATTTTTCATACCGGAAATGCATTCTTGGTGCTCTTGAGATTGTTGCCCCAGATAAGGCAAAGACCCAGaagaaaaaatggaagaaagatGAATAA